The genomic stretch CGAGTCGATAAAATCATCGGTCGAAGAGGTTCGGCTACCGTGATGCGGCACTAACATTACATCGCTGGACAAAGAGGGATGTGTTGCCAAAATACGCTCGGCAGCTTTCTCTATATCGGCGGTTAACAACAATGAATGTTCTTGATTAGAGATGCGTAATACACACGATGCATTATTACCAGTAGCGGTTGCTGTCTGCAGCGGATACAGTATTTCAAAACGAACGCCGTCCCACAGCCAAGATTGTCCGTGCCGACAATACTCAAAAGGATGTCCTGATGTTTTAATAGCCTCCCCTACCAGTATGCGATGCGGAGAAATATACTGTAGCAACACCCCTGCACCGCCGGCGTGATCGTTATCGGCGTGCGAGACAACCAATGTATCCAAAGTATTTATATGCTGTGCCCGTAAGTAAGGCAAAATGACGCTATGCACAGCATTAAAGCCAGAGCGATAGCGAGGGCCGGTATCGTAAATCAAATTGTGCTCGCGAGTGCGCACCAAAACCGATAGTCCCTGCCCGACATCAAAAAACACCACCTTAAATGCACCTGGTGCAACCGCCGGGGGTGCACTAAAAAACGGCAATAGTGGCAACAACAGCAACACTGCAAAACAGCGCAAGGTCTTTCTTTTCAACGCAACGAATAATACAACGCCTATCAAGGCAAACAACGCAGCCCTATTGTCTATTGCATGAAACCATTGTGGTGCATAACTTGCAAACCAATCGTTTATTTGCCATAACACCGCAAACAAGTAATCGGCTATAGACATAAAAAATAATGCTACCAAGTCGTGTAACATAAAACCGGCAACTGCCATCAGCGAGCAAGGCAATACCACAAAAGCGGTGAGTGGGACGATAACCATATTGGCAAACGGTGAAATCAATGCGCCGCGAGTGAAAAACAACAACGAAGGTATGACCATCACTGTAGCGATATACATTTGCATGCCGAACCATAGCTTCCAGCCACGCAGATTAGGTGAAATGACTAAAAACAGGGCAATCATCGCAACCGCAGTAAAAGATAGCCAAAAAGAAATAGACAAAGTGGCTAGCGGGTCATATATCAAAATCAATAATAATGCGACTGCCAAAGACTGCGGTAATGATATGCGATACCTAAGAAGACCGGCACAAACGATGCACACCAGCATAATCAAAGCGCGTTGGGTAGGCACTGAAAAACCAGCCAGCGCAGCATAAGCAATCGCTGCCGGTAGCGCACCAAGCAAAGCAACATCGCGCGACGGATACAAATAACGATGTAAAAATAAAATACGCCACAAATGCTCTATCAATATATAGAAAAAACCGAAAACCAAACCTATATGTAAGCCAGAGACGGCAAATAGGTGATGCGTGCCAGTAGCACTTAAGGTCTCCCTTTGTTGATAAGATAATAGCGAACTTAAACCTAAGGTAATTGCCGCAATAGAATCAATTTGTGAAAAACGATCTTTATAAGACTGCAACTTGTCAAAAAGCAATTGACGCCATCGTTGTATCATGCCTGCCGAATCGGTTCTCTCCTGCTTTCGATAAGAACGCACATAAGCGGTCGCATCTATTCCTCGCATTGTCAGCCATTGTTGATAATCAAAAGTATGCGGATTGGCAAGACCGTATGGCGCTTTAAGTTTAAGTTCGGCGTGTAAAATATCGGTCACCCGTATTTGCTCTCCGTATTTATAGACACTGGTTCTAATACGCTTAGGAAAATGTGCTATATCAGGCGCGTCTACTACATCCAATATGAATTGTGTACTACCGACCCGTTGTATAGGAATGGTTGCAACCCGCCCGACAACGGTGACAGTCTCTCCCTCCCATTCAGCACTACGCCCAGCATCACTAGATGGCGATACCGCATAGGCAGTCCAGAACAAACCTAAACAAAAACTACCCAGCAAACGCCATCTCAGCTTGGCAAAAAACAATAAAGCCGCGCAAGCAACGCCCATAGACCCAGGTATTTGCGGCACCACCGGAAGCACTTGCAGAGATAGATTGCCGGCTAGAAAAGAAAGCGTGAAAATATAAATCGGAGAAAGCATATAAGCACCTTAAATGCTTTAAAATATGCATTTCTCTCCAAACTGACGAATATGCCCAAAAAACTGATAGAACGATTTTTCCCACGCAGGCATAAATTGCGAACACATCCGCAATTAAAATTTCTTGGCGCATTAATCCACAAAGAAAACCTGTGGCACATCAATCGCAAATCTATCGCAAATGCCTTTGCCATAGGATTATTTTGTGCCTTTATCCCTATTCCTTTTCAAATGATACCAGCAGCTTTGATTGCTGTATTGGTGGGAGCGAATATTCCGGTGGCGGTTATGTTGGTATGGATCAGCAACCCACTGACGATAACCCCTATTCTCTATTTGTGCTATAAAATTGGCCAATGGATATTGCAAACACCAGTCGTTGAGTTCGGTGATACAACTGGTATAGATAGACTATTGCAAGTAGATAATTTATGGCAACCGTTTCTACTCGGTAGCTTTATTATGAGTTGTGTATCGGCTGCGCTCGGATATATGTTTATTAAAATTTTATGGCGTTTGCATATAGTGTCGTATCTAAAAAAACGCAGTATCAGAAAGTTAAGTTCAGTAGCTAACTACAAAAGCAAATGATCGGATGATGACCTAGAGCACTCTAATCTTTAAGGTTTAGCTTCGCTTTGTCGGTTACCGTTTTGTTCAGCAATTCAAGCAATTGATCGCTTTGTTGATCGGCGATCATTCGGCGGATTGTCGCCAAACTCTTCTCAAACGAAGCAATTGCTTTGAGTATATAGTCGGAGTTTGCCATAGATATATCCCGCCACATGACTGGGTCGCTGGCAGCGATACGAGTGAAATCGGCTAGACCACCAGCAGAAAAAGCGATGTTTATACCGTCTTGTTCCAAAGAATTTATTAATGCGTAGGCGACGAGATGCGGCAGATGGCTGGTTGCAGCAAATAACTGATCGTGTTGTAGTGCCGAGAGTTCTTCTATTTTTGCCCCCACTTTCCGCCATAATTCGGTCACTTTATTGACTGCAACTGTATCATTTTGCGGTTGCGGTGTGATAAATACATAACGCGATCGGAATAGATCTGCAGACGCCGACAACGGGCCGCTGTTTTCACCGCCCGCTATAGGGTGTGCAAGCACCATTCGTGCTGGCACGCTCCCCCAAACCGAACATGCGTCATTGATTACGCTACGTTTAACACTACTCACATCAGTTGTTATAACCTGGTCGGCTAGTTCTTTGATTTGTTCGAAAATACCGCGCAACGCACTGACCGGCGTTGCGATAACCAGAATATCGCACTGCTCGGCAAGCTGAATCGGGCTTTGCGCAAAACTGTCAAAAGCATCTCTGGCGAGTGCCTGTTTAGCGCATGTTTCGTTTAGGTCATAACCCAGTATTGGTCGCTTAGCATCGTCCTCTTTGAGTGCCAACGCAAAGGAAGTACCAATTAAACCTGTGCCTATAACACCGACAACGACTTGATCGACACTACCCATCAACTATACTCTAGTAGCTGTTTTAGGGTGTTAAGAAAATGTTCGTTTTGCTCCATAGTGCCGACTGTTACCCGTAAATGATTTGGCATATCGTAATTTTCTATTGCCCGTATAATCACACCGTGTCTTAACAGGGCACGATAAATCGCAGCAGCTCTTTCCCCTATCTCGATACATAAAAAGTTCGCTGCCGATGGCAAGCAAGTCAAGCCGAGGGCATTACAGCCATCGCGTAGATAAGCTAGACCTTCGCTATTCAGCCGCACACTATTTTCAACATGCGCTTTATCGTCAAGCGATGCAATCGCAGCTTTTAGTGCCAATACATTATTATTGAACGGCTGGCGCAAGCGGTTGAACAGGTCGGCAATTGCCGTTGACGATAACGCATACCCTATACGCAAACCTGCCAATGCATAAATTTTAGAAAAAGTTTGTATCACAATCAGATTCGGATACTCGTCCAACCACTTTGACACATCGGGGTAATCACAAGCTTGGGCATATTCGGCATAGGCTTGATCAACAACGACGACGATACGCTCATCGAGCAATTGCATAAATTTCCTGAGTTCGTCCTCCTTGAGCCAAGTGCCAGTAGGATTGTTTGGGTTAGCGATAAATACCACCGCGGTGCGCTCGTCAATTACATCAACAAAACTATGCAGGTCATGTCCGTATGGCATTTCGCCATCGCTAGGCACAGCTGGCGCTGGGCGCGCAGTAGCACCCGATAGTTGCGTGGCTAATGCATACACTTCAAATGCGTGTTGAGAGTAAACCGCGTTTTTATCTTTATCTAAAAAGCAACGCGCAACAAATTCCAGTAATTCGTTAGAACCATTACCCAGTGAGACTTGTGTTGTCGAAACTCCGTATCGTTCGGCAATCTTTTCCTTGAGTAGCGAAGCACTATTGCCTGGATAAAGATAGACTTGATCAGCGTATTCCTGAATCACTTCAACCGCATAACGGCTAGGTCCGAAAACATTCTCGTTTGAAGACAGTTTGATAGGTTCAGCGGCGATTAAATTGATCTCTAAATCATCAATACTCTTGCCCGGCTGATAAGGCTTTATATTCAATAGCGAAGCCAAGCAGTGCTGCTTGGGGTTAAATGTCATTGCTCTCTCTCCGCACACAACTGTTTGTAGAGCCCAAAACAACCATCTTCTATCAAATCAAACATACGCGTGTAGGCTATATCACTATGCGCTTGCATCAGCACTTGCTGATTACCAAAGTATTTTGAATAATTCATTATATACTCAGGCACACGCCGTCCTCCCAGCCAATGCCGAACCGGCTCAAAGTGCGCCTGCTCGAAGATATATACATTGCTGTAATCCTCAGCCGACACAGATGCTAGAGCGTTTGAACTATAAATCGATAAATCGTAGCCACGACGCGTGGCAACAGCCTGGGCTTGCGCATCACAAGATAACCCGTCGGTAGCCCAAATCCCTGCCGACGCTACCTGCAACGCAATGTGTGTATGTTCTATTATATAATCAAAAACCGCATGCCCTATTATTGAACGGCAGGTGTTCAACGCACAAACAAATAGTAAAGACCGCTGCATTTTCTAGAAGGAGAGACAAGCTATCCATACATAAAAACAACTCTGCGAGGTTGCTTTATAAATATACCAACGATCCGCTTGGGCAATCAAAGATTATCTTTTACCGTTTCGGTAGATTCTTTTTGAAGGGTGCTTTGCAGGTCCATCTCAAACGCATCCATTAAGTTCTTCTCAGGAATCTCCCATGCCGTACCGGCCGGTATCAAACGACCCACAATTACATTTTCTTTCAGGCCTTTGAGGTCATCGCGTGAACCGTTGATCGCCGATTCGGTCAGGATTCTAGTAGTTTCTTGGAATGATGCCGCAGAAATAAATGACTCAGTAGAAAGCGACGCTTTTTTGATACCCTGCAATAGAGGCACATACTGAGCGAGCTGCTTGCCTGCTTCTTCAAGACTTTTATTAGTATCCATCACTTTATTTTTATCAACATCGTCGTCAACCAAATAGTTGCTATCACCCGGATCAGTAATATGCACCTTACGCATCATCTGCCGAATAATCACCTCAATATGTTTATCGTTGATTTTAACGCCTTGCAATCGGTATACATCCTGTATTTCTTTTACCAAATACTCAGCCATCTCATTAACGCCCAACAATCGCAAGATGTCGTGTAGATTTCTCTCTCCTTCGGATATGACTTCACCTTTTTCTACATACTCACCCTCGGCTATTTCCACACGCCGCCACTTGGGTACCATTACATAATGTTTTTCTTCTTTACCAGTAATGACAATTTTCTGCTTACCGCGAATTTCTCTATCAAAACTGATAGTCCCTGAGCATTCGGCTAAGATAGCTGCATCTTGAGGGATGCGTGCTTCGAATAAATCGACGACTCGCGGCAATCCACCAGTAATATCACGGGTCTTAGAACTTTCTTGAGGAATACGCGCAATCGTATCCCCTACCCGTACCTTAGCGCCGTCTTCTACCGTCACTATCATGCCGGGCATCAGACGATAATGCGCCATTCTGCCATCGTCTAGTTTTATTTCTTTGCCTTTACGAGTAATCAAAATAGCCGGTGTTTGCTCTTTCATCCCAGACATCACCATATAAGAACTCAAACCAGTCATCTCATCAGTCTGCTTGAGCACGGTAATGCCCTCGACAAAGTGCTCCAATACAATTGTCCCTTCGGTTTCGGCGATTACCGGATGCGTATGAGGATCCCAGTTGACGATAGTGGTGCCAGCCTCCACGGCGTATCCTTCACCGTATTTTAGTCGGGCACCATAAGGAATCTTATACCGTTCTCGCTCATTGCCAGCCTCTGTGACGATACTTATTTCGCCAGAGCGAGAGACAACGATATAACCGTCTTCGTGTTTTAACAACTTCACTTTATGCAGTCGTACAATACCGTCGGTTTTCGGTGTGATGCTATTTACCGAAACTGAGCGGCTCACCGCACCACCTATATGAAAGGTTCTCATCGTCAGCTGTGTGCCGGGCTCACCTATCGATTGGGCGGCGATAATACCAACCGCTTCTCCCTTACACACCAGATAACCTCTAGCCAAATCACGACCGTAGCACATTGCACAAATACCCTTTTGCGCCTCGCAGGTAATAGGTGAACGCACTTTAATTTGATCTACGCCTTCGCGGTTCAATAATGCTGTTTCTTCCTCACCCAGCATAGTCGCTTTTGCGAGTATCGTTTTGCCACCTATCTTTACATCTTCAGCAAGCACCCTACCCAAGACGCGGTCGGCTAGTTTCTCGACCACTTCGCCACCTTCTATATTCGCTTTGATATAGATACCTTGTTCGGTACCACAATCTTCTATAGAAATAACAACATCTTGAGATGCATCCACTAGTCGGCGCGTCAAATAGCCTGAGTTCGCGGTCTTCAGTGCCGTGTCGGCAAGCCCTTTGCGTGCACCGTGGGTAGAAATAAAGTATTGCAAAAGGTTCAAACCTTCACGGAAATTGGCGGTAATCGGGGTCTCAATAATAGAACCATCCGGCTTTGCCATCAGCCCACGCATGCCGGCGAGTTGTCTAATCTGCGCGGCGGAACCACGAGCACCTGAATCAGCCATCATAAAGATAGAATTAAAAGACGGTTGAGATACTTCTTTACCATCACGGTCTTTGATTTTCTCAGAACTCAACTCGGTCATCATGTGAGATGCAATTTTATCGTTGGCGTTAGACCAAATATCAACCGTCTTATTATATTTCTCTCCACTGGTAACCAATCCATCGGCGTATTGATGCTCTATCGCCTTGACTTCCTCTTCAGCTTCAGCCAAAACAAACTGCTTATCTTGCGGAATAACCATATCGTCTACGCCGAAAGAAATACCCGCCATCGTCGCATAGTGAAAGCCGGTATACATCAGCTGATCGGCAAAAACAACTGTTTCTTTAAGTCCCGCCTCACGATAGCTCACAGAGATAAGTTCCAGGATGCCCCGTTTATCCAATACTCTATCAATTAACTTGAAAGGCAACCCTGCAGGCAGTATGCCGGATAATATCGCTCGACCGGCGGTAGTCTCGACCAACTTAAGCTGATCAGTATTGGGCTGCTTAAGGCGCACTTTGATACGCGCGTGCAAACTAACTTGTTTATTGTCATAAGCTCTTTGCAGTTCATCCAAATCAGCATATAGACTACCTTCACCAAGCGCATTGATACTCTGACGAGTCATATAATATAAACCTAAGACGATGTCTTGGTTAGGAACAATAATCGGTGCCCCGCTTGCCGGAGAAAATATATTGTTGCTAGACATCATCAAACAACGTGCTTCGGCCTGCGCCTCCAAAGACAAAGGCACATGCACAGCCATCTGATCACCATCAAAATCGGCGTTGAATGCAGTACAAACCAGAGGATGCAACTGTATTGCTTTACCCTCTATCAAGATCGGTTCAAAAGCCTGTATCCCCAGACGATGCAATGTCGGTGCACGATTGAGAAGGATCGGATATTCTCTGATAATCTCATCTAATACATCCCATACTTCGGGGCCTTGTTGCTCAAACAACTTTTTAGCATTCTTAATTGTTGCAACAAGTCCTCTCAGATAGAGCTTGCTGTAGATAAAAGGTTTAAATAACTGTAGCGCCATGTGCTTTGGAATACCGCATTGATGGAGCTTCAGCGATGGACCTACAACGATGACCGAACGCCCAGAGTAATCTACTCGCTTGCCAAGTAAGTTCTGACGAAATCGCCCTTGCTTACCTTTAATCATATCAGCCAGAGACTTTAATTGTCGTTTGTTGTTGGCAACTGCGACTCGACCGCTACGGCCATTATCCAGCAAAGCGTCAACCGCTTCTTGTAGCATGCGCTTTTCGTTGCGCACAATAATACTGGGTGCGTTAATTTCAAGCAAGCGGCGTAACCGATTATTACGATTAATCACTCGGCGATACAAATCGTTCAAATCGGAACTGGTGAAGCGACCGTCTTTGAGCTGCACCAATGGGCGTAAATCAGGCGGCAATATGGGCAACACCGTCAAAACCATCCACTCAGGTTTGTTGCCTGAGTCTATAAACGCTTTTATCAGCTTAATACGCTTATTTAAGCGTTTGATTTTAGCTTCCGACTTAGTCTTGGTGATATCCTCGCTCAACTCGATGAGGCTCTTCTCCAGATCAATATTCTGCAGTAGCTTCATAATTGCTTCTGCACCCATGCCTACTTCAAACTGTTCACCGTGCGCCTCGATCATATCGAAGTATTCCTCGTCGTTTAATATCTGCTTAACTTTTAGATCTGTCATGCCGGGGTCCAGCACCACATAGCTCTCAAAATAGAGTACTCGTTCTATCTCGCTAGCTGGCATGTCAAGCAGCAAACCTATACGCGAAGGTAATGACTTCAGAAACCATATATGCACGACCGGACTAGCAAGCTCTATATGTCCCATGCGTTCACGGCGCACCCGCGAGACGGTCACCTCAACACCACATTTCTCGCACACCGCACCGCGATGTTTAAGCCGTTTGTACTTACCGCACAGGCATTCGAAATCCTTAGGTGGTCCGAAAATCTTAGCACAGAACAAACCATCGCGCTCAGGCTTCAAAGTGCGGTAGTTAATGGTCTCTGGCTTTTTCACTTCACCGAAAGACCACGAGCGTACATCATCGGGAGACGCTAGACTAATTCTCAAAGAACTAAATTTATTCTCGTCGTGTTGAGATTTTTTAAGTATATCAAATAATCCTCTCATGCTTTTATATTCCTTGTCGTTATTAGGAGTCTTTAAATTCCAGTTCCATATTAATGCCTAGCGATCGTATTTCTTTAACTAGGACATTAAAAGATTCCGGAATATTCGGTTCGACATTGCAGTCGTTGTTAACTATGCTTTTGTAAACTTTGTTGCGTCCACGTACATCGTCTGATTTTACGGTCAGCATTTCTTGCAAAATATGTGAGGCACCGTATGCTTCAAGTGCCCACACCTCCATCTCACCAAAACGTTGCCCGCCGCTTTGTGCTTTGCCTCCTAAAGGATGTTGGGTGATCATACTATAGGGACCGGTTGCACGAGCGTGCATCTTATCGTCAACCATGTGATTCAATTTCATGATATACATATAGCCGACCGTAATTGGTCTGTTGAATAAATCGCCAGTGCGTCCGTCTCTGAGTATCGCTTGCCCAGATTGCGGCAACTCGGCTAAAGACAGCATGCCTTTTATCTCTTTTTCTTTAACACCGTCGAAGACCGGCGTTGCTACTGGTATACCGCTACTCAAATTATCAGCTAAACTCATTATCTCGGCATCTTTTAATTGATGCAGATGTTCTTTATGGATGGTTTCGCCCTCGTTATAATCGTAGATGTTCTGTAGAAAATCACGTATTGTTGATGCTTTGTCGCCACGCCCTAACATTTCGCCGATCTTCCAGCCTAAGGCTTTAGCAGCCCAACCCAAATGCGTCTCCAAGACTTGCCCTACATTCATCCGCGAAGGCACCCCCAGTGGGTTTAAAACAATATCTACTGGCGTGCCATCTTCTAAATAAGGCATATCCTCAGCCGGAACTATCGCTGAGACTACCCCTTTGTTACCGTGTCGCCCAGCCAGTTTATCACCTGGCTGTATGCGCCGTTTAACTGCTATATAAACCTTGACCATCTTCCTAACATCAGGTTGCATAGAATCACCGGCACGCAATCTCTCCTGCTTATCCTTAAAGTGTTTATCCAAACGTGTTCGTTGCTCCTTCAAACTTCTAGCCAGTTTCTCCATTTGCTTACTGACCTCATCATTTTGCAGGCGTACGCTAAACCATTTATCACGCCCTAGATGATCCAAATACGACTGTGTCACCTTCATGCCCTCTGCTAATGCATTGGGACCTCCGACCGCCACCTTATTTAAGATTAAATTCCGTACTCTATTGAAAATATCATTCTCGTAGATGCGCAATTTGTCGTTATAGTCCTTACGAGCATTCTCTATCTCGAGCTTTTGTATCGCCTTTGCTCGGTCATCTAGTTCGATATCCTCGCGGGTGAAAATTTTGACATCAATGACGGTGCCTTCGATACCTGCGGGCACGCGCAAGGAATTATTTTTTACATCTGATGCTTTCTCGTCAAAGATGGCTTGCAACAACTTCTCTTCTGGCGTTAGGGTACCCTCGCTCTTTGGGGTTACCTTGCCAACCAGAATATCACCAGATTTAACTTCGGCGCCTATATAAACAATGCCTGAGTCATCAAGCTTGGATAACAAACCTTCGCTAACATTGGGGATATCGGCGGTAATTTCTTCCTCACCTAGTTTGGTCGAGCGCGCTTCACATTTCAGTTCTTCTATATGTATTGAAGTAAAGCTATCCTCCTCCACCACTCTATCAGAGATGAGTATCGAGTCTTCATAGTTGTAGCCGTTCCACGGCATAAAAGCAACCAGCATATTCTTGCCGAGTGCTAATTCTCCCATATCAGTTGCTGAACCATCGGCTAAAATATCTCCTTTCTCTACAGCATCGCCGGCTTTGACCAAAGGTCTTTGACTAACACAGGTGTTATAGTTTGAGCGCATATATTTGGTTAGTTCGTATATATCAACACCAGCATCGTCAGCCAACACTTCTTTATCGTCAACTCTCACGACTATGCGTGCTGCATCCACTGTGTCTACGATGCCGCCACGCAAGGCTACCAGTAATGCTCCCGAGTCGGTCGCCACAGTCGCTTCCAGACCAGTTCCTACCAACGGCTTTTCACTACGCAACAAAGGCACTGCTTGGCGTTGCATGTTAGAACCCATCAACGCACGATTGGCATCGTCGTGCTCCAAAAACGGAATCAAGGCAGCTGCAGCCGATGCAATTTGCTTGGGTGAGACATCTATTAATTCAACTTTATCCGGCGGGAACAAACTAAACTCGTTATTCTTGCGGCACGAAACAAACTCTCCCACCAGTTTATTTTTATCGTCTATTTCAGCATTTGCTTGGGCGATTACATAATTGCCCTCCTCTATCGCC from Chromatiales bacterium encodes the following:
- the rpoC gene encoding DNA-directed RNA polymerase subunit beta', giving the protein MRGLFDILKKSQHDENKFSSLRISLASPDDVRSWSFGEVKKPETINYRTLKPERDGLFCAKIFGPPKDFECLCGKYKRLKHRGAVCEKCGVEVTVSRVRRERMGHIELASPVVHIWFLKSLPSRIGLLLDMPASEIERVLYFESYVVLDPGMTDLKVKQILNDEEYFDMIEAHGEQFEVGMGAEAIMKLLQNIDLEKSLIELSEDITKTKSEAKIKRLNKRIKLIKAFIDSGNKPEWMVLTVLPILPPDLRPLVQLKDGRFTSSDLNDLYRRVINRNNRLRRLLEINAPSIIVRNEKRMLQEAVDALLDNGRSGRVAVANNKRQLKSLADMIKGKQGRFRQNLLGKRVDYSGRSVIVVGPSLKLHQCGIPKHMALQLFKPFIYSKLYLRGLVATIKNAKKLFEQQGPEVWDVLDEIIREYPILLNRAPTLHRLGIQAFEPILIEGKAIQLHPLVCTAFNADFDGDQMAVHVPLSLEAQAEARCLMMSSNNIFSPASGAPIIVPNQDIVLGLYYMTRQSINALGEGSLYADLDELQRAYDNKQVSLHARIKVRLKQPNTDQLKLVETTAGRAILSGILPAGLPFKLIDRVLDKRGILELISVSYREAGLKETVVFADQLMYTGFHYATMAGISFGVDDMVIPQDKQFVLAEAEEEVKAIEHQYADGLVTSGEKYNKTVDIWSNANDKIASHMMTELSSEKIKDRDGKEVSQPSFNSIFMMADSGARGSAAQIRQLAGMRGLMAKPDGSIIETPITANFREGLNLLQYFISTHGARKGLADTALKTANSGYLTRRLVDASQDVVISIEDCGTEQGIYIKANIEGGEVVEKLADRVLGRVLAEDVKIGGKTILAKATMLGEEETALLNREGVDQIKVRSPITCEAQKGICAMCYGRDLARGYLVCKGEAVGIIAAQSIGEPGTQLTMRTFHIGGAVSRSVSVNSITPKTDGIVRLHKVKLLKHEDGYIVVSRSGEISIVTEAGNERERYKIPYGARLKYGEGYAVEAGTTIVNWDPHTHPVIAETEGTIVLEHFVEGITVLKQTDEMTGLSSYMVMSGMKEQTPAILITRKGKEIKLDDGRMAHYRLMPGMIVTVEDGAKVRVGDTIARIPQESSKTRDITGGLPRVVDLFEARIPQDAAILAECSGTISFDREIRGKQKIVITGKEEKHYVMVPKWRRVEIAEGEYVEKGEVISEGERNLHDILRLLGVNEMAEYLVKEIQDVYRLQGVKINDKHIEVIIRQMMRKVHITDPGDSNYLVDDDVDKNKVMDTNKSLEEAGKQLAQYVPLLQGIKKASLSTESFISAASFQETTRILTESAINGSRDDLKGLKENVIVGRLIPAGTAWEIPEKNLMDAFEMDLQSTLQKESTETVKDNL
- a CDS encoding histidinol-phosphate transaminase yields the protein MTFNPKQHCLASLLNIKPYQPGKSIDDLEINLIAAEPIKLSSNENVFGPSRYAVEVIQEYADQVYLYPGNSASLLKEKIAERYGVSTTQVSLGNGSNELLEFVARCFLDKDKNAVYSQHAFEVYALATQLSGATARPAPAVPSDGEMPYGHDLHSFVDVIDERTAVVFIANPNNPTGTWLKEDELRKFMQLLDERIVVVVDQAYAEYAQACDYPDVSKWLDEYPNLIVIQTFSKIYALAGLRIGYALSSTAIADLFNRLRQPFNNNVLALKAAIASLDDKAHVENSVRLNSEGLAYLRDGCNALGLTCLPSAANFLCIEIGERAAAIYRALLRHGVIIRAIENYDMPNHLRVTVGTMEQNEHFLNTLKQLLEYS
- a CDS encoding DNA internalization-related competence protein ComEC/Rec2; translated protein: MLSPIYIFTLSFLAGNLSLQVLPVVPQIPGSMGVACAALLFFAKLRWRLLGSFCLGLFWTAYAVSPSSDAGRSAEWEGETVTVVGRVATIPIQRVGSTQFILDVVDAPDIAHFPKRIRTSVYKYGEQIRVTDILHAELKLKAPYGLANPHTFDYQQWLTMRGIDATAYVRSYRKQERTDSAGMIQRWRQLLFDKLQSYKDRFSQIDSIAAITLGLSSLLSYQQRETLSATGTHHLFAVSGLHIGLVFGFFYILIEHLWRILFLHRYLYPSRDVALLGALPAAIAYAALAGFSVPTQRALIMLVCIVCAGLLRYRISLPQSLAVALLLILIYDPLATLSISFWLSFTAVAMIALFLVISPNLRGWKLWFGMQMYIATVMVIPSLLFFTRGALISPFANMVIVPLTAFVVLPCSLMAVAGFMLHDLVALFFMSIADYLFAVLWQINDWFASYAPQWFHAIDNRAALFALIGVVLFVALKRKTLRCFAVLLLLPLLPFFSAPPAVAPGAFKVVFFDVGQGLSVLVRTREHNLIYDTGPRYRSGFNAVHSVILPYLRAQHINTLDTLVVSHADNDHAGGAGVLLQYISPHRILVGEAIKTSGHPFEYCRHGQSWLWDGVRFEILYPLQTATATGNNASCVLRISNQEHSLLLTADIEKAAERILATHPSLSSDVMLVPHHGSRTSSTDDFIDSVSPKMAVVTSSYGNRYALPKPDIIARYYSRGIQVLDTALSG
- a CDS encoding prephenate dehydrogenase/arogenate dehydrogenase family protein codes for the protein MGSVDQVVVGVIGTGLIGTSFALALKEDDAKRPILGYDLNETCAKQALARDAFDSFAQSPIQLAEQCDILVIATPVSALRGIFEQIKELADQVITTDVSSVKRSVINDACSVWGSVPARMVLAHPIAGGENSGPLSASADLFRSRYVFITPQPQNDTVAVNKVTELWRKVGAKIEELSALQHDQLFAATSHLPHLVAYALINSLEQDGINIAFSAGGLADFTRIAASDPVMWRDISMANSDYILKAIASFEKSLATIRRMIADQQSDQLLELLNKTVTDKAKLNLKD
- a CDS encoding DUF2062 domain-containing protein; the protein is MPKKLIERFFPRRHKLRTHPQLKFLGALIHKENLWHINRKSIANAFAIGLFCAFIPIPFQMIPAALIAVLVGANIPVAVMLVWISNPLTITPILYLCYKIGQWILQTPVVEFGDTTGIDRLLQVDNLWQPFLLGSFIMSCVSAALGYMFIKILWRLHIVSYLKKRSIRKLSSVANYKSK